The sequence GCTGCAGGGCAGCTTCTACCACCTTTAGCTTGTGCGGCGGCAAAATGGAAAGTAGGGAGTGGTGCATACAATTAAATAATGTTGCCGCCAAGTTCTGTGAGCATGTCAGAAAAAGCATCCAGTTTTTTGGCTTTGGCAGTGGTGATAGTATCTGTGGAAAAAATGTCCTGGGCTACAACTTCGGCAGAGGCCAGGGATTCTTCAAAGATCTGTTTACCTATGTCGGTCAAACCTACATAACTAACACGGGCATCTCTTTCGTAAGCCTCCCGCTGTACAAGACCTATTTTCTCTAAAGGTATCAGCATGCGGGTAACGCCGGAAGCAGTAAAACCTACTTTCTCGGCAAGGTCCACACGGCGAAGCTTTTGCCCCGGTGCCTGGTGTAATATCAAAAGGATGGCAAAGTCGGTATAGCCAATGCCATGGCCGGATAACCGGGTTTCTAACCTTCTGGAAAGGATCACATGGGCCTTCGAGAGGTTGAGTATGAGCTTTAATGATGGACTAATGGCAGTCATGGTATTTAGTTGTAAAATACTTGACATGTCAAGTATTTTGTGAAGGTATGGGATTCCCTTTTAAAAACAAAATCCTCCACAACGGTCAGCATTAAACCTTGATCAGGACCATCGATTTTATAATAAATTCAGGGGTTTAGTGCACGATTGAAGGATAGCAGGATCTCTGTGGGTATAAAGGTTGTCTTTGTGACACTTATATTATATATTTATCCTAAACTATCATGCAATGAATTTCCGTTATGTATTACTGGTCATGTTGATGAGCAACGTACCCACGTTACTTTATGGTGTATATTCCAATTTCCCCTTATGATGAGAGGAAATAAGCCGGAGAATACAGATTTTGTTAATAAATTACTGACTGATAAGGAAGTACTGGATATAGATCAGCATAGCACAGGTAGTAAACAGTTGTACAGAAAAGGCGATGCCGTAGTATGGGTATCAGAAATGCCGGATACGGGATACCTGAATGGTGCATTGTTCAACCTGGGCGATAATGCGCAGGAGCAGTCAGTTACTTATGCTGATTTAGGTATTAAAGACAGCTGGCAGGCCAAAGATCTATGGACCGGAGAAGAACAGGGAACAACCAAAGTTATGATTAAGCAGGCTATACAACCACATGGTACAGTATTACTGCGTTTACACAAAAAATAAGAAAACAGTGTCTATGAAAGTTTTTAGCAGGGTACTTAGTATCTGTGGGTTTGTCATGTTCGCACACTCGTCGGTATCGGCACAATTGAATAAGCCGGCGGCACTGGCGCTCATTAAACGTGTTTTGCCTACACAGGCAGCTTCTTTTGAGGTAGGTGAATTGCCTGCTTCCGAAGCAAAAGATGTATTTGAGATTACACCACACCAGGGAAAGATCTTACTAAAAGGGAATAATGGAGTGGCAGTTGCTTCTGCCCTGTATTATTACCTGACTGAATATTGCCATTGCCAGATCACCTGGAATGGTACACAGCTGAAACTACCGGCAAAATTGCCAATGCCGGCAGCTACCGTAAAGAAAACCACACCTTATCAATATCGTTATTACCTGAACTATTGCACATTCAACTACAGCATGAGCTGGTGGGATTGGACGCGCTGGCAAAAGGAGATCGACTGGATGGCGATGCATGGCATCAATATGCCGCTGGCCATTACAGGGGAAGAGTATACCTGGTATGAGGTGTATAAACAAATGGGCTTTACAGATAAAGAGCTGGGAGGGTTCTTTTGTGGCCCGGCTTACTTCTCCTGGTTCTGGATGGGGAATTTAGATGGCTGGGGTGGTCCGTTGCCACTTAGCTGGATGAAGAGTCATAAGACCTTGCAGCAGCAGATCATAAAGCAGGAACGTGCGTTAGGAATGACACCCGTATTACCTGCATTTACAGGGCATGTACCGGCCGCATTCAAAGAGAAATATCCTCAGGCGAAACTGAAAGCGACCAACTGGAATAATGGTTTTGCTGATACCTACATCTTAGATTCAGAAGATCCTTTGTTTGCAAAGATTGGTAAGCAGTTTTTAGAAACACAGACCAGGCTGTTTGGAACAGATCATTTGTATTCAGCAGATACATTCAATGAGAATGAACCCCCTTCTGATGATCCGGAGTTCCTCTCTAAATTGAGTGCACGGATTTATGAGGGTATGAGACAGGCAGATACCAGTGCGGTGTGGGTCATGCAGGGATGGCTGTTCTATAGTGATCGTAAGTTCTGGAAGGCACCACAGATCGAAGCGCTGTTGAAAGCAGTGCCGGATAATAAAATGATTCTGTTAGACCTGGCCGCAGAAATTGAACCGGTATGGAAAAGAACAGATGCATTCTATGGCAAGCCATGGATCTGGAACCAGCTGAACAACTTCGGAGGCAATGTGAACCTGTTTGGTCGTTTGGAAGGAGTGGCGGCAGGACCCGCACTGGCATTACAGGATCCGAATTCAAAAAACCTGAAAGGGATTGGACTGACCATGGAAGCGATAGAGAACAATCCGGTGATCTATGAACTGACCATGCAGCATACCTGGCAAACAGAACCTATACAGCTGGATGAGTGGCTGAGAAAATACGCACGTAACCGTTATGGTGTGGATAATTATACTTTGGTACAGGCATGGCAGGTATTGAGAAAGACGGCTTATAATGGACAGACGATACGTGATGGAGCAGAGTCGATCATTACCGGCAGACCTACATTTGATAGTACTACCATATGGACAAGAACTAGGCTGAACTATGCGCCATTGGACCTGATTCCTGCATGGGACTTATTCATCAAGGCTTCTAAGAAAGGCGTGCGTACAGATGGATTTACGTATGACCTGGTAGATGTGACCAGACAGGTGATGGCGAACTATGCCACGCCTTTGCAACAACAGTTTGTGAGTGCTTATAAGACACGCAATATGGCCGGGTTTCATAAATATAGCAAAGCATATCTGGAATTGATAGATGATATGGATCGCTTATTAGCTACGAAAAAAGATTTTCTGTTAGGGCCATGGATTGCGAGTGCGCGCAACTGGGGTACTACTCCTGCAGAGAAGGCGCTGTACGAACAGAATGCCCGTGACCTGATCACCTTGTGGGGAGATGCGGAGAGTCCATTGCATGAATATGCAAACAGGCAATGGAGCGGATTGCTGAAGGATTTTTATAAGGCACGCTGGGAGCAGTTCTTTGATTACCTGATGACGGAGGAACGACCGGATTTCAAAGCGTTTGATAAGAAGATCAGTCAGTGGGAGTGGCAGTTTGTAAAGACGCAGAAGACCTATCCTTTGACGACCAGTGGCGATCCGGTAGTGGTAGCACAGCAGATGTATACAAAATATCATGACCTAATAGTTGCAGCTTATGAAAGATAATCAACGATTGCAGTCATTGGACGCACTGAGAGGGTTTGATATGTTCTGGATTATGAGTGGGGAGCATATCATTCATACACTGGCGAAGGCGACCGGGTGGGCGCCGGTGGAATGGATGTCAGCACAGTTGAATCATACGGAGTGGAATGGGTTTACTTTTTATGATATGATCTTTCCGTTGTTCCTGTTTATTGCAGGGGTGACGATGCCATTGTCGTTGCAAAAGAAGATGGATGTGGCGGGTGTAAAGTATACTTATTTACTGCCAGGTGAGGAGAAGCGGAAGCTATATAAGGTAATGCTGAAGCGGGCTTTGATATTGGTGGTATTGGGTTTTATCGTGAATGGATTGTTGAAGTTTAATGGATTGGAGAATACAAGATTTCCGAGTGTGTTGGGAAGGATAGGGCTGGCATGGTTCTTTGCAGGATTGATTAGTTTGAACTTTTCTGTGAAGGGACAGGTGTATTGGTTAGTGGGGATACTGTTAGGATATTGGGCATTGATGATGTGGGTGCCGGTGCCGGGGTATGGAGCGGGTGTATTGACGATGGATGGATCGTTGGAGTCCTATATTGATAGGGTGTTAGTGCCGGGGAGGTTGCATGATAAGGTGCATGATCCGGAGGGTGTATTGTCTACATTGCCGGCGATCGGGACGGCGCTGTTAGGAACATTGGTAGGGACTTTTATACAGAGAGGCGTGCAAACGCCGTTGAGAAAAGGTGTCATGATATTTGCCTTTGGAGCGGTGTTGGTGTTGTTAGGGTATGTATGGGGTTTCAGTTTCCCTATTAATAAGCGGTTGTGGACGAGTTCTTTTGTATTGTATGCAGGTGGTTTTAGCGTGTTGTTCCTGGCAGTGTTTTATTTGATAATAGATGTGTGGGGACTCAGGAAATGGGCATTCCCATTTGTGATCATTGGTACAAATTCGATCCTGATCTATATGGCGGCAGAGGGGATGGTAGATTTTAGATATACTGCAGGGTTTGTGTTTAATGGGGTAATACAATATGCGCCGTTATTGTGGCAGCCTGTGTTTGCGGCAATGTCGGTGACGTTTGTACAGTTATGTTTGTTGTATGTCTTGTATAGAAATAAGTTGTTCCTGAAGATCTAAAAAAGGGATGTATCAAAAATAAAAAAACCTCTTCAGAATTGCATAAAGGACTACTTATCTCCATTAGGTACCCGAATAAAACGAGGCCGTATCTTACTTCTGATACGGCCTCGTTTTCTTTGAAAATGGGTTTCATTTTCGTTGGTGAATTCCCTCTTTCACGAATGTTTTTTATTGTTTGAATAAGCCAAGTATGTTTAGTTTGTCAATTATCAATAGCAATACAAAAACAAAGATTGATAATACCGTAAAGCCAATGACTATATAAGCAAAGTAGTGGATGGTCCATTGCAAAGCAATCTTTAACCTGTGGATAAATGAGGTAGATTGAGCAGTCGCGCCTTCATACAAGGACAACTTCACTGTACAGAATTCATTTTCTGTATTGAAATTTCCTAAGTCAACACCGAGGTTTTGCAACCTGTCTTCCAATTCCAATTGTCTATCATAAATAGGTAACAATTCCTGATTGGTACCGGGTTGTTTTTTCAACGCTTCTAATGATGTTACTGTTTTCTCTAAAGAAACCTTTTGCGCATTCAATTGTCTATACTCATTCGTCTTATCTACTTTCGTAATTGACATAGACCGGATGATGCCAATTCCCTGTATTTCATGATAGAAGGCATCGAACGTTTCAGGATTCACGCCAATCATCAAATGCAACTCCCGATCGCCTTTTCTCCCTAATGCTTTTTCATACTGGATCATGGCTTTGTAGGACTCTATTTTCTTTCGCACATTTTCTTCGTCCTTTTGAAAGTCACTGGTGGTTGTTCTTACCACTGCGGTCTTCTCATACTTTTGATTAGTAGAAAAATCCGGTTGTGGACCTGCTGTAGGAGCCATTTTTAATTTAGATGTGGCATAGTTCTTTCTCAGTCCGTTCACCTGATCAAAGTAATTCTCATAATAATCCCCGGTACTATTCGTATTCGACGCTACATACCCATAAATCAATCTGAAAATAAACAATACACAGAATACTCCCGCCCCCCAGCGGAAGAGACGCCAAAACCTGGCCTTAATTGAGGTTTGCATAGTTTAAAATTGTAATGTGAATATAGGCTAAATTTCTACTGAAATACCAAATGCTGCATTCAGCACCAACTTACCTTCGGCCTCTGTGCCATCAGGTAATTTCAATCCTTTTAATTTAGTGGTTTTCCCTTTGGTCAGCAGATCAATCATTTGTTTGTCAGATAGTTTCTTTCCATGGGTTTCAAAAGGCACCTTGAATCCACATACTTTAAAGTTGGAACATCCATACGCTGCATTCCCTTTGATCAAAGGATGCTCCTTACATTTAGGGCACTGCAGGCTGGAAATTTCCTGTTTAGGTTTAGGTGCTTTTTTAGGTTTCTCTTCTTTTTCGGGCGCTGTTGCTGGTGCGGGCGCTGGCGTTTGCACGGCTACAATGGTTTTGTAGGAGGCGTTCTTCACTTCCTGGGTCAGGTCCACCACCATCTGGATCAGTTCCTGTTTAAAGGTATCCAGCTGGTATTCCCCTTTTTCTATCAGTCTTAATTTCCGCTCCCATTGTCCTGTCAGCTCTGCACTTTTCAGCAGGTCGGAAGTAATGGTATCGATCAGGTCCATACCGGTTTGGGTAGCGAACAGGTTCTTTTTTCTCTTCTCTATGTATTTACGTCTGAACAGGGTTTCGATGATATTCGCACGGGTAGAAGGACGGCCGATACCGTTGTCCTTCATCAATTCTCTCATTTCTTCATCGTCTACCTGCTTACCGGCGGTTTCCATGGCACGGAGCAGGGTGGCTTCCGTAAATGCTTTTGGGGGCGTGGTTTTACCCTGGTGTACCCTTGGAGTATGGGGGCCGCTTTCACCCACTACAAATACGGGCAGTACTTTTTCCTCGATTTCTTCTTTGCCGTCTTTGGTTTCTTTTGGCGCGGG is a genomic window of Chitinophaga sp. LS1 containing:
- a CDS encoding MarR family winged helix-turn-helix transcriptional regulator codes for the protein MSSILQLNTMTAISPSLKLILNLSKAHVILSRRLETRLSGHGIGYTDFAILLILHQAPGQKLRRVDLAEKVGFTASGVTRMLIPLEKIGLVQREAYERDARVSYVGLTDIGKQIFEESLASAEVVAQDIFSTDTITTAKAKKLDAFSDMLTELGGNII
- a CDS encoding alpha-N-acetylglucosaminidase, whose translation is MKVFSRVLSICGFVMFAHSSVSAQLNKPAALALIKRVLPTQAASFEVGELPASEAKDVFEITPHQGKILLKGNNGVAVASALYYYLTEYCHCQITWNGTQLKLPAKLPMPAATVKKTTPYQYRYYLNYCTFNYSMSWWDWTRWQKEIDWMAMHGINMPLAITGEEYTWYEVYKQMGFTDKELGGFFCGPAYFSWFWMGNLDGWGGPLPLSWMKSHKTLQQQIIKQERALGMTPVLPAFTGHVPAAFKEKYPQAKLKATNWNNGFADTYILDSEDPLFAKIGKQFLETQTRLFGTDHLYSADTFNENEPPSDDPEFLSKLSARIYEGMRQADTSAVWVMQGWLFYSDRKFWKAPQIEALLKAVPDNKMILLDLAAEIEPVWKRTDAFYGKPWIWNQLNNFGGNVNLFGRLEGVAAGPALALQDPNSKNLKGIGLTMEAIENNPVIYELTMQHTWQTEPIQLDEWLRKYARNRYGVDNYTLVQAWQVLRKTAYNGQTIRDGAESIITGRPTFDSTTIWTRTRLNYAPLDLIPAWDLFIKASKKGVRTDGFTYDLVDVTRQVMANYATPLQQQFVSAYKTRNMAGFHKYSKAYLELIDDMDRLLATKKDFLLGPWIASARNWGTTPAEKALYEQNARDLITLWGDAESPLHEYANRQWSGLLKDFYKARWEQFFDYLMTEERPDFKAFDKKISQWEWQFVKTQKTYPLTTSGDPVVVAQQMYTKYHDLIVAAYER
- a CDS encoding acyltransferase family protein, with the protein product MKDNQRLQSLDALRGFDMFWIMSGEHIIHTLAKATGWAPVEWMSAQLNHTEWNGFTFYDMIFPLFLFIAGVTMPLSLQKKMDVAGVKYTYLLPGEEKRKLYKVMLKRALILVVLGFIVNGLLKFNGLENTRFPSVLGRIGLAWFFAGLISLNFSVKGQVYWLVGILLGYWALMMWVPVPGYGAGVLTMDGSLESYIDRVLVPGRLHDKVHDPEGVLSTLPAIGTALLGTLVGTFIQRGVQTPLRKGVMIFAFGAVLVLLGYVWGFSFPINKRLWTSSFVLYAGGFSVLFLAVFYLIIDVWGLRKWAFPFVIIGTNSILIYMAAEGMVDFRYTAGFVFNGVIQYAPLLWQPVFAAMSVTFVQLCLLYVLYRNKLFLKI
- a CDS encoding DUF4349 domain-containing protein, which translates into the protein MQTSIKARFWRLFRWGAGVFCVLFIFRLIYGYVASNTNSTGDYYENYFDQVNGLRKNYATSKLKMAPTAGPQPDFSTNQKYEKTAVVRTTTSDFQKDEENVRKKIESYKAMIQYEKALGRKGDRELHLMIGVNPETFDAFYHEIQGIGIIRSMSITKVDKTNEYRQLNAQKVSLEKTVTSLEALKKQPGTNQELLPIYDRQLELEDRLQNLGVDLGNFNTENEFCTVKLSLYEGATAQSTSFIHRLKIALQWTIHYFAYIVIGFTVLSIFVFVLLLIIDKLNILGLFKQ